One Owenweeksia hongkongensis DSM 17368 genomic region harbors:
- a CDS encoding TlpA disulfide reductase family protein: MKKALLGLLPILMVACGDPTDTGNVDNEPYSGVWRGVIALNDSVDLPFNFELETAEDSSMTLFIFNGDEEIETSVSRVSKDSIKIEMPVFANYIVAKLGSDNLQGSYINPDAENYRLPFTATYGDSARFEITEPKCCDINEKWAVKFNPETENERPAIAYFEQYGKVVKGTFATETGDYRYLQGVLSGDHLQLSAFDGAHLFLFDAKVIGQTIEGLFYSGRSGFKTWKAYRDDDFELRNADSLTYLKAGYSKVDFSFNNLKGEPASLSDPKYDGKPVIVQIMGSWCPNCMDETRYLSQVYDQYNDEGLEIIGLTFERAKNKEMALARANKMVNDLSIEYPVLLAGATKDDNAAELLPMLNHIMSFPTAIYLNADHTVRKIHTGFSGPGTPLYEEFTAKDQTVIEEILKTQVGE, from the coding sequence ATGAAAAAAGCACTTCTAGGTTTATTACCAATACTTATGGTGGCATGCGGTGACCCGACCGATACCGGAAATGTAGATAATGAACCGTACAGCGGAGTATGGCGTGGTGTGATTGCGCTGAATGATAGTGTAGATTTACCTTTCAATTTTGAACTAGAAACTGCGGAAGATAGCAGCATGACACTTTTTATTTTTAATGGAGATGAGGAAATTGAAACCTCTGTAAGTCGTGTAAGTAAAGATTCTATAAAGATAGAAATGCCGGTTTTTGCAAATTACATAGTAGCGAAACTGGGAAGTGATAATTTACAAGGAAGCTATATCAATCCTGATGCTGAAAACTATCGCTTGCCTTTTACAGCAACGTATGGTGATTCTGCAAGATTTGAAATTACAGAGCCAAAATGCTGCGACATAAACGAGAAGTGGGCCGTGAAATTTAATCCTGAAACCGAAAATGAGAGACCGGCTATTGCCTATTTTGAACAATATGGCAAAGTAGTGAAAGGAACCTTTGCTACCGAAACAGGGGATTATCGCTACCTACAAGGAGTTTTGAGTGGAGATCATCTTCAGCTTTCTGCTTTTGATGGTGCGCATCTTTTTCTATTTGACGCTAAGGTGATAGGACAAACTATTGAAGGTTTGTTTTATTCGGGTCGCAGCGGTTTTAAAACCTGGAAAGCTTATCGCGATGATGATTTTGAGCTGCGCAATGCTGACTCTTTAACTTACTTAAAAGCAGGTTATTCTAAAGTTGATTTTAGCTTTAATAACCTCAAGGGTGAACCTGCTTCCCTTAGTGACCCAAAGTATGATGGAAAACCTGTGATTGTGCAAATAATGGGAAGTTGGTGCCCAAATTGCATGGACGAAACTCGTTACTTAAGTCAAGTTTATGATCAATATAATGATGAAGGATTGGAGATAATTGGGCTAACCTTTGAGCGCGCTAAAAACAAGGAAATGGCTTTGGCTAGAGCTAATAAGATGGTGAATGACCTTAGTATAGAATATCCAGTACTTTTGGCTGGCGCTACAAAAGATGATAATGCTGCGGAACTTTTACCGATGCTAAATCACATTATGAGTTTTCCCACAGCAATTTATTTGAATGCAGATCATACCGTGAGAAAAATACATACCGGGTTTTCCGGGCCAGGAACTCCATTGTATGAAGAGTTTACAGCGAAAGATCAAACTGTGATTGAAGAAATATTGAAGACTCAAGTAGGAGAGTAG
- a CDS encoding START-like domain-containing protein, producing the protein MPDSKFLYIANFRNDTNQAMTEEKIKYELEFPVKASPHMLFPFLSTPSGLSEWFCDDVNSRGEKYTFIWDGDERVAYMVGKKTEKYIRFRWEEDHEEDNKYYFEFKIVVDELTNDTALMVTDHSDEDEVEEDKLLWESQIHELFHTIGA; encoded by the coding sequence TTGCCCGATAGTAAATTTTTATATATTGCAAACTTCAGAAACGATACTAATCAAGCAATGACAGAAGAAAAAATAAAGTACGAATTGGAATTTCCCGTTAAGGCATCTCCACATATGTTGTTTCCATTTTTGAGCACCCCTAGTGGGCTTAGCGAGTGGTTTTGTGATGATGTAAATTCTCGTGGTGAGAAGTACACCTTTATATGGGATGGTGATGAGCGCGTAGCTTATATGGTAGGTAAGAAAACCGAAAAATATATTCGCTTTCGCTGGGAAGAAGATCATGAAGAAGACAATAAATACTACTTCGAGTTTAAGATTGTAGTAGATGAGCTTACAAATGACACAGCGCTTATGGTTACTGATCATAGCGATGAAGATGAAGTAGAAGAGGACAAGCTCCTTTGGGAAAGCCAAATTCACGAGCTTTTTCATACAATAGGCGCATAA
- a CDS encoding phosphatase PAP2 family protein, which yields MVILLTIGIFFVLSFSKDEIHIFQNTYYNPFLDYFFQYVTYLGDYHVLLPIIFISAFIKWRYFLGFVLVGLLSICAIVVLKYHVFIDYPRPPQYFAQIHELRLIEGVEILTNNSFPSGHTTSAFAFYALMAFFLNTKRLKLALFITAALVGYSRIYLSQHFLIDVLVGSILGTSLAFIAYWIIMKAKRPILDKGLIQSLSKD from the coding sequence ATGGTTATTTTACTAACTATCGGGATATTTTTTGTGCTGTCTTTTAGTAAAGATGAAATTCACATTTTTCAAAACACATACTATAATCCTTTCTTGGATTACTTTTTCCAATATGTAACTTACCTGGGGGATTATCATGTTTTATTGCCAATTATTTTTATTTCAGCATTTATTAAGTGGCGATATTTTTTAGGTTTTGTTTTGGTCGGATTACTTAGCATATGTGCTATTGTAGTTTTAAAATATCATGTTTTTATTGACTACCCAAGACCACCACAGTACTTCGCGCAAATTCATGAGTTAAGATTGATAGAAGGTGTGGAGATACTTACGAACAACAGCTTTCCTTCCGGGCATACTACCAGCGCATTCGCTTTTTACGCTTTGATGGCTTTCTTCTTAAATACTAAAAGATTAAAGCTTGCTCTGTTTATTACAGCAGCTTTGGTGGGCTATAGCCGTATTTACCTAAGCCAGCATTTCCTCATAGATGTTTTAGTCGGAAGTATTTTAGGTACTAGCCTCGCTTTCATAGCCTATTGGATTATCATGAAAGCTAAACGCCCTATTTTAGATAAAGGTCTCATCCAAAGTCTTTCTAAAGACTAA
- a CDS encoding 3-hydroxyacyl-CoA dehydrogenase family protein, whose translation MNFISVIGAGTMGNGIAHVFAQHGHKVNLIDLSPESLKKGIATITKNLDRQVSKGLIDEDKKKETLENITTYTTIAEGVKSVDLVVEAATENVDLKLKIFAQLDEICDENTILATNTSSISITKIAAATKRPDKVIGMHFMNPVPVMKLVEIIRGYATSDVTTANIVALSKGLGKVPTECNDYPGFVANRILMPMINEAIISLHEGVAGVEEIDTIMKLGMAHPMGPLQLADFIGLDVCLSIMNVLYEGLGNPKYAPCPLLVNMVMAGKLGVKSGEGFYDYSEGPKNAKVSASFK comes from the coding sequence ATGAATTTTATATCAGTAATAGGAGCAGGAACAATGGGTAATGGAATTGCCCACGTGTTTGCACAGCACGGACATAAAGTAAACCTTATTGACCTTTCACCTGAAAGCTTAAAAAAGGGAATCGCCACCATTACCAAAAACCTGGATCGTCAGGTATCTAAGGGGCTTATTGATGAAGATAAGAAAAAGGAAACCCTTGAAAATATAACAACTTACACGACTATTGCCGAAGGTGTGAAGAGTGTGGATTTGGTAGTAGAAGCTGCTACAGAAAACGTAGACCTTAAGCTAAAAATCTTTGCTCAGCTGGATGAGATTTGTGATGAAAACACAATTTTGGCGACTAATACTTCATCAATTTCTATTACCAAAATTGCAGCAGCTACTAAGCGCCCTGATAAGGTAATAGGTATGCACTTTATGAATCCGGTGCCTGTAATGAAACTGGTGGAGATTATTCGCGGTTATGCTACTTCTGATGTTACTACCGCCAATATCGTTGCCTTATCAAAAGGATTGGGTAAAGTACCTACCGAGTGTAATGATTATCCTGGTTTTGTGGCCAATCGTATTTTGATGCCTATGATTAACGAGGCTATTATTTCATTACACGAAGGTGTGGCGGGTGTAGAAGAAATTGACACCATTATGAAATTAGGAATGGCACATCCAATGGGACCATTGCAATTGGCCGACTTTATTGGTTTGGACGTGTGTCTTAGTATTATGAATGTACTGTACGAAGGTCTTGGTAATCCTAAGTATGCACCATGTCCTCTTTTAGTAAATATGGTAATGGCTGGCAAACTTGGTGTAAAATCCGGAGAAGGGTTTTATGACTATTCAGAAGGTCCAAAAAATGCAAAAGTTTCTGCTTCATTTAAATAA
- a CDS encoding thioredoxin family protein, whose amino-acid sequence MIDKAIENSMSYTEYRELIDRLRANNKTTGDNHSEDMLNYTDLNIARMNKWDKRFVLDADVQTLLKNIEKKETWIVLTEAWCGDAAHSVPVMSKMADASENIDLHLVLRDENLELMDKYLTNGGRSIPKLIRLDAETGEELSTWGPRPKESQDLFTRMKKEGFEKADINKDLQLWYARNSGKAIEQELAQMLSYQLT is encoded by the coding sequence ATGATAGATAAAGCAATAGAAAATTCAATGAGCTATACTGAGTACAGAGAGCTAATTGACAGGCTTAGAGCCAATAATAAAACAACAGGTGATAATCACAGCGAGGATATGCTAAACTATACCGACCTGAATATTGCCCGCATGAATAAGTGGGATAAGCGTTTTGTGCTTGACGCTGATGTACAAACGCTTCTCAAAAATATTGAGAAAAAAGAAACTTGGATTGTACTTACAGAAGCTTGGTGTGGAGATGCCGCACATTCAGTTCCTGTAATGTCAAAGATGGCTGATGCCAGCGAAAACATTGACCTTCATTTGGTGCTTCGCGATGAAAATCTGGAGCTAATGGATAAGTACCTTACTAATGGAGGTAGAAGTATTCCAAAACTAATCCGTCTTGACGCAGAAACAGGAGAAGAGCTTTCCACTTGGGGACCACGTCCTAAAGAGTCTCAAGACCTTTTTACCAGGATGAAAAAAGAAGGTTTTGAAAAGGCAGACATCAATAAAGACCTGCAGCTTTGGTATGCTCGAAACAGTGGAAAAGCTATTGAGCAGGAATTAGCACAGATGCTTTCTTATCAGTTAACCTAG